One genomic segment of Falco peregrinus isolate bFalPer1 chromosome 7, bFalPer1.pri, whole genome shotgun sequence includes these proteins:
- the ATP6V1C2 gene encoding V-type proton ATPase subunit C 2 isoform X2 → MGENEHGDIEIQPVQQQQIPYSRLKVDLISYLTRFEWDMAKYPIKQPLKNISDALAKQVTQIETDLKTRSAAYNNIKGNLQSLEKKTVGNLLTRTLADIVHKEDFVLNSEYLITLLVVVPKSSYVQWQKTYESLSDMVVPRSTKMIAEDAEGGLFTVTLFRKVMDDFKAKARENRFMVREFYFDEKELKCEKEELMKLASDKKQQYGPLLRWLKVNFSEAFVAWIHVKALRVFVESVLRYGLPVNFQAMLLQPNRKSVKRLRDVLNVVFKHLDEVAAASIMDPGMDIPGLQLSNQEYYPYVYFKIDLSLLDCS, encoded by the exons ttgaCCTAATTAGCTACCTGACACGGTTTGAGTGGGACATGGCCAAATATCCCATAAAGCAGCCACTGAAGAATATATCGGATGCATTAGCAAAG caAGTGACTCAAATAGAAACAGACCTAAAGACCCGATCAGCTGCATACAACAACATTAAAGGAAATTTGCaaagcctggagaaaaaaactgt GGGAAATCTGCTGACCCGGACCCTAGCAGACATTGTGCATAAAGAAGACTTTGTTCTGAATTCCGAGTATCTTATCACGCTGCTCGTCGTGGTGCCAAA GTCAAGCTACGTACAGTGGCAGAAGACCTATGAATCCCTCTCCGATATGGTAGTGCCTCGCTCCACCAA AATGATTGCTGAGGATGCAGAGGGAGGACTCTTCACTGTGACCCTATTTAGGAAAGTGATGGATGACTTCAAGGCTAAAGCCAGAGAGAACAG GTTCATGGTTcgagaattttattttgatgagaaggaactgaaatgtgaaaaggaAGAGCTGATGAAACTAGCTTCCGATAAGAAACAACAATAC GGCCCGTTACTGCGCTGGCTGAAAGTGAACTTCAGTGAAGCATTTGTGGCTTGGATCCATGTAAAAGCCTTGAGAGTTTTTGTTGAATCTGTTCTGAG GTATGGCCTCCCAGTGAATTTCCAAGCgatgctgctgcagccaaaTAGGAAGTCTGTAAAACGCCTCAGGGACGTCCTCAATGTGGTCTTCAAACACCTGGATGAAGTTGCAGCAGCAAGTATAATGGAT cctGGCATGGACATCCCTGGTTTACAACTGAGTAATCAAGAATACTATCCTTATGTCTATTTCAAGATCGACCTTAGTCTTCTTGActgcagttaa
- the ATP6V1C2 gene encoding V-type proton ATPase subunit C 2 isoform X3 gives MLLLVCQMSWENLIALLKVDLISYLTRFEWDMAKYPIKQPLKNISDALAKQVTQIETDLKTRSAAYNNIKGNLQSLEKKTVGNLLTRTLADIVHKEDFVLNSEYLITLLVVVPKSSYVQWQKTYESLSDMVVPRSTKMIAEDAEGGLFTVTLFRKVMDDFKAKARENRFMVREFYFDEKELKCEKEELMKLASDKKQQYGPLLRWLKVNFSEAFVAWIHVKALRVFVESVLRYGLPVNFQAMLLQPNRKSVKRLRDVLNVVFKHLDEVAAASIMDPGMDIPGLQLSNQEYYPYVYFKIDLSLLDCS, from the exons ttgaCCTAATTAGCTACCTGACACGGTTTGAGTGGGACATGGCCAAATATCCCATAAAGCAGCCACTGAAGAATATATCGGATGCATTAGCAAAG caAGTGACTCAAATAGAAACAGACCTAAAGACCCGATCAGCTGCATACAACAACATTAAAGGAAATTTGCaaagcctggagaaaaaaactgt GGGAAATCTGCTGACCCGGACCCTAGCAGACATTGTGCATAAAGAAGACTTTGTTCTGAATTCCGAGTATCTTATCACGCTGCTCGTCGTGGTGCCAAA GTCAAGCTACGTACAGTGGCAGAAGACCTATGAATCCCTCTCCGATATGGTAGTGCCTCGCTCCACCAA AATGATTGCTGAGGATGCAGAGGGAGGACTCTTCACTGTGACCCTATTTAGGAAAGTGATGGATGACTTCAAGGCTAAAGCCAGAGAGAACAG GTTCATGGTTcgagaattttattttgatgagaaggaactgaaatgtgaaaaggaAGAGCTGATGAAACTAGCTTCCGATAAGAAACAACAATAC GGCCCGTTACTGCGCTGGCTGAAAGTGAACTTCAGTGAAGCATTTGTGGCTTGGATCCATGTAAAAGCCTTGAGAGTTTTTGTTGAATCTGTTCTGAG GTATGGCCTCCCAGTGAATTTCCAAGCgatgctgctgcagccaaaTAGGAAGTCTGTAAAACGCCTCAGGGACGTCCTCAATGTGGTCTTCAAACACCTGGATGAAGTTGCAGCAGCAAGTATAATGGAT cctGGCATGGACATCCCTGGTTTACAACTGAGTAATCAAGAATACTATCCTTATGTCTATTTCAAGATCGACCTTAGTCTTCTTGActgcagttaa